A single Oncorhynchus nerka isolate Pitt River linkage group LG10, Oner_Uvic_2.0, whole genome shotgun sequence DNA region contains:
- the LOC115135268 gene encoding vertebrate ancient opsin, with the protein MDTLRIAVNGVSYTEASEIYKPHADPFTGPITNLAPWNFAVLAILMFVITSLSLFENFTVMLATYKFKQLRQPLNYIIVNLSLADFLVSLTGGTISFLTNAKGYFFLGNWACVLEGFAVTYFGIVAMWSLAVLSFERYFVICRPLGNVRLRGKHAALGLLFVWTFSFIWTIPPVFGWCSYTVSKIGTTCEPNWYSNNIWNHTYIITFFVTCFIMPLGVIIYCYGKLLQKLRKVSHGRLGNAKKPERQVSRMVVVMIVAYLVGWTPYAAFSIIVTACPTIYLDPRLAAAPAFFSKTAAVYNPVIYVFMNKQFRKCLIQLFTGKPAPENMNATSQRPGMTGESCTGGEMSAITARIPVCGNAQPKNEEESPSECSSVAQLPIPENKVCPM; encoded by the exons ATGGATACTTTAAGAATTGCAGTAAATGGTGTTTCTTATACCGAGGCATCAGAGATCTACAAACCACATGCTGATCCGTTCACTGGTCCAATAACAAATCTTGCACCTTGGAATTTCGCAGTTTTGGCTATCTTGATGTTTGTtataacatctctgtctctctttgaaaATTTCACTGTTATGTTGGCCACTTATAAGTTCAAACAACTGAGACAGCCCTTAAATTATATCATAGTTAATTTATCTCTCGCTGACTTCCTTGTGTCACTCACCGGTGGAACCATAAGTTTTCTAACTAACGCCAAAGGGTATTTTTTCCTTGGAAATTGGGCTTGCGTTTTGGAAGGTTTCGCTGTCACCTATTTCG GGATTGTGGCTATGTGGTCCCTGGCGGTCCTGTCCTTTGAGCGCTACTTTGTGATCTGCCGGCCTCTGGGGAATGTCCGTCTGAGGGGGAAGCATGCAGCGCTGGGCCTGCTGTTCGTCTGGACCTTCTCCTTCATCTGGACTATCCCTCCTGTGTTCGGCTGGTGCAGCTACACCGTCAGTAAGATCGGCACCACCTGCGAGCCCAATTG GTATTCCAACAACATTTGGAATCACACCTACATCATCACCTTCTTTGTGACCTGCTTCATAATGCCCTTGGGGGTGATCATCTACTGCTATGGGAAGCTCCTACAGAAGCTGAGGAAG GTGTCCCATGGCAGGCTGGGTAATGCCAAGAAACCGGAGCGCCAGGTGAGCcgcatggtggtggtgatgatcgTCGCTTACCTGGTGGGCTGGACACCCTACGCAGCCTTCTCCATCATTGTCACAGCCTGTCCCACCATCTACCTGGACCCCAGACTGGCTGCTGCGCCCGCTTTCTTCTCCAAGACGGCCGCAGTCTACAACCCAGTCATCTACGTCTTCATGAACAAACAG TTCAGGAAGTGTCTGATCCAGCTCTTTACCGGCAAGCCTGCGCCAGAGAACATGAACGCAACATCGCAGCGACCGGGAATGACGGGGGAGAGCTGCACGGGGGGCGAGATGTCAGCCATCACCGCCCGCATCCCGGTCTGCGGCAATGCTCAGCCTAAGAATGAGGAGGAGTCCCCGAGCGAGTGCAGCTCCGTCGCCCAGCTACCGATCCCAGAGAACAAAGTCTGTCCCATGTAG